The Phacochoerus africanus isolate WHEZ1 chromosome 15, ROS_Pafr_v1, whole genome shotgun sequence genome has a segment encoding these proteins:
- the LRRC75B gene encoding leucine-rich repeat-containing protein 75B: MGARLGPRARPDAGLEAGAAAGCGPAPYERRVRWLREIQSMLRERRPERARQLLRLLRQDLGLEGTLLTDILYRNVAYLNLVDPISHDLLVNLARDLQCPKSDHKLWNSSDRICQQLIYHLTPHSRRQQGSGPPQRKTQISLKSSLQKTLPAVGETVNLSGILLSVRDVQHIMRYLGRQGAGLTVLDLSFMGLSEELLHQLLPSLWTLPRLTQLLLNGNRLTRAAARELTEAIKDTAKFLVLAWVDLGNNMDVASLPQALLVGLRRRLSQHTSLPTIYEGLDLEPKGGVAEAITIASTWGSAATGPGPEPQACCAR; this comes from the exons ATGGGGGCGCGGCTGGGCCCGCGGGCCCGGCCTGACGCCGGCTTGGAggccggggcggcggcggggTGCGGGCCTGCGCCGTATGAGCGCCGGGTGCGCTGGCTCCGCGAGATCCAGTCTATGCTCCGCGAGCGGCGGCCCGAGCGCGCCCGGCAGCTGCTGCGCCTCCTGCGCCAG GACCTGGGCCTAGAGGGGACCCTCCTCACAGACATCCTATATAGGAATGTGGCCTACCTCAATCTGGTGGACCCCATCTCCCATGACCTGCTTGTGAACCTGGCCCGCGACCTGCAGTGCCCCAAGTCA GACCACAAGCTCTGGAACTCTTCAGACAGGATCTGCCAGCAGCTCATCTACCACCTCACCCCTCACTCCAGGCGGCAGCAAGGGTCTGGCCCGCCCCAGAGGAAGACCCAGATCAG CCTCAAGAGCAGCCTCCAGAAGACTCTGCCGGCAGTGGGGGAGACTGTGAACCTCTCAGGGATCCTGCTGTCGGTGAGGGACGTGCAGCACATCATGCGCTACCTGGGCCGCCAGGGCGCGGGGCTCACGGTGCTGGACCTGAGCTTCATGGGGCTGAGCGAGGAGCTGCTGCACCAGCTGCTGCCCAGCCTCTGGACGCTGCCCCGCCTCACCCAGCTCCTGCTCAATGGCAACCGGCTGACACGGGCCGCTGCCCGCGAGCTCACTGAGGCCATCAAGGACACTGCCAAGTTCCTGGTACTGGCCTGGGTGGACCTGGGCAACAACATGGATGtggcctccctgccccaggccctgctggtTGGCCTGCGCCGGCGGCTAAGCCAGCACACCTCGCTGCCCACCATCTACGAGGGCCTGGACCTGGAGCCCAAGGGCGGTGTGGCTGAGGCCATCACTATTGCCTCCACCTGGGGCTCTGCAGCCACTGGGCCAGGGCCCGAGCCCCAGGCCTGCTGCGCCAGGTGA